CATCAGCGGGACTTTTATGCAAAGTTAAATTTCGGAGAAAAAAGAGATACGGACTACATCGCGTCTGTCTTACTTATATTTCCGTTTGTGGTCGCTGTTGGATATGAGTTTTTTATGCGGAAAAAATATAAGGAGATCTTACTAATGGTCGCGGCCGCAATCGGTTCGAATGCGTTAATAATGCTCGATTTTCATCTCCGTGTGACGCACAATTCTCCTGCGTATGGTATAACAGCAATGGCGACGGCACTTACAACCAATGGTTTGCTGCTTTTATTAAGAGCTCACCTGTTGGGATATGACCGGTTACAGCGTCATGCACTTATTTCATTGATCATTACCTATTTTACTTCAACCGTCGCAACAAACATCTTCGGTTTCGTCAATGCCTTCCATCATATGAGTTTCTGGTGGAGGGAAGTGATCACCTTACCTTTCAGGGCACTGTTACCATTTTTTTATTTCATGGGCTTGTTGCTGTCAGACAATCTGGCTGCCAGTAATACCTATCTGGAGAAATTGAAGTCAAAGGTGCAGGTGATCAGCAGTAAGGAGTACTTTGTATTATACTGCTTCCTGATCAACGTAGCCATTTTTGGTGCTGTTGGAATGGGCTGGAATGTAGGCGCAGTCTATAATAATATATTCGGCTATAAACAATTTGAAACAACGTTTGTGTCAGTAGTGGTAGCCATTATCCTGGCACTGGGCTATGCAGTGGCTATTGCGGCGGCAGGTTACGTCTTACGCAATATCATCATCAGCAGAATGATGACCATTGGTAGTGATAATGGCTGGATGTATGCCATGCATTACTCTTTCATGCTGAATATCATTCCGGTGATATGCTGGATGATTGCAGAAGACAGGCATGAGACAGAAGAAGAGAACGCATATTTTTATCTGTCAAAACAATATTCGAGTGTAGGGACGATGATCATGATCATGGGGGGACTCTTTTCCTGTATCTCCGCATGGTATATACTGATGACTGCCCGTAATTACCGTGAGTATGGTGGATACGCAAACGGTATTGCATTTATATGCGTTGTCAGTGCGTTGATGCATATAGCGCTGAAGAGCTCTAAAACTCCTATATACTGGATCTTATCACTAAATGCATTATCTACCTTGTTTTTTGCGGTGGTCGGAGGAACAGGGGAAGGCCTTACGGGTATTATGTTTGTGAATATTTATCTCTCCTTTTTTGTATTGATGGAAATATTTCATCCTTCCCTGAATAAATACCAGCTGGAAGAAGATAAAATACCGGAAGGCATACCTGCGGAGTAACTGCTGTCAATACTGCGGAAAGCACCGTTTTTTCAAAAATCCGGAAATCAGATTTAACATAAACAACTTTTCATAGGGCTAATCAGCGCATATATGGGAAGTTGTTTTTTTTATATAAATGAATAGAACGGCTTATAACTATTATTAATAGTAGTACCTTTTATTCCCGGAAATGTTGTAAATTCAAATCGTCACATTTGCGACTAAAAGGTAATACTGCATTGATTATGCAGTATTCTCGTAAACAGGCGGACATAAACAGAAGTAAGTTAACCTGAATGAGATGGAAGACAATTACTCTTTGCGCCTATCGGGCGTAGTGTTTTTGGAATCATGTTCGTATTTAACTCCCCCAGGTGTTCCGGCAATTTACCATCCCTATCACTGCATTTTATCTGCAGTAAAACTTCATTGCTGGCTGAACGCGCCTCCCGGATAGCCCAGTTACAGCAATTCCACCAGTTCTCCTCTTTATTTATATATAATTTACCCGACATGAAGCTAGATATTAACTTTAATTCCTTACTGCCTTTTCAACAATCCGAACACGTACCTGCATCTTTCGAACATTATTTGTCTTCTGAGAAGCCACCCCTGTATTATGCTACGCCGCAGTGTAGTATACTCATACAGCAGATGCAGCTTTTTGAGCGAAATTTCTGGTATACAGTGATTGATGCTACTGAAGATAACCTGCTGATAAAATTCGATCTTCAGCCAGGTCTGAATAAATTATTGATCTATACTATCCAGAATGATAATGAGATGATGTTCCTGCATCAGGACATCGGGATCGATATCGGTGAGAATGATTATTGTTATCTGGGTGGCGGTTTCCAGGCCAGGGACCTGCGGGTGCTGGTCAGTAAAGGCCATTATGAATCGCTTGCTTTCCCGTTCTCTGCTGAGCAGGACGATCAGGAGAGCATGAAGAGTGCAGAGACTTTTGCTTTCGTGAATAAATTCCTTTTTGCCCTTGGTCTGTTAAATACAGAGACCAGGAAATAAAGTGTTAACCATTATTCTATCATAAAACCTCTCCAATATGCCAATTGAGTTCCGGTTACCTGGGCATTTGACCCGGGATGCAGTGTTGACGCATGTTGTACCTGTGCGTTATCGCAAAATGAGATTACCGATTGAAGATGCTACTGCTGCCTGTATCTCAGGTAAATGGGGTACGTTTCTGCAACAGCAGGTGCAGGTTGCCGACAATTCTTATAGTGAGCTGTATATAGAGCCGGCTGAAGATATCAGTGTTACGCTGGCCGTCAGTCAGCCGGTTATCATTGTTCATACAGTCGTAGCAGGTAATGCACGTATGATTTTTCCGGATAGTCATATACAGTTGCAGTCAGGCAAGATAGGTTTACAGTATCTTTCTCCGGAAGTGGAATATACTATTCAGTTACAGGCAGGACATCCGCTGCGAAGCGTTTATTTCCAGGCACCGGTTACGTTGCTGCAGGAACTGGCGGATACTTATCCTCAGCTGAAAGATATGTTGAAGACAATGCGGTCGGGTAGTGGCTATTCTGCGCACCTGCCGTATATCCGCCTGAGTGCGGCCGTGCGGACCGAGATGGAGAAAATGAAGAATTGTCCGCTGGCAGGACAGGCCCGTACGCAGTATTATGGAAACCGTATCAGTGATGTGGTCATTGCCTATCTGGATAACATGCATCGTATCAATTTACAGGATAGCAGGATGATCCTGTTGCATGAAAAAGAGATCGATGAATTTATAGAAAGAGTGGATCGCTGTCCGGAAGAGCATGTTAATGTGGAAGAACGGGCACATGCACTTGGACTGACAGAACGGGCACTGGAAAATGCGTTCAAGCTGAAACTAGGTAGTACGGTGAAGATCTACGTATTGCAGCAAAGAGTAGAAAAGGCGAAGCAGTTACTGGTCGCTACAATGCATACTATTACAGATATTGCGTTGGAGGTAGGTTATACTGATCCGTCATACTTCATCCGTATTTTCAAGCAAACCGCAGGTGTTACTCCAGGCCGGTACAGAAGCGATCACAGTGCGGCTATTTAGCGTGGTATAGGATAAAAGAAACCGCAATTAGCGCCGAATTGGTTGCCTTTGTCCTATCACATTCCCTGCTGGTTTGCGATATTTGTAAGGTGACAACCCGATTAACCCATTTTTTAGAGTCGTACCACGAGGTAGTTAATGCCGCTGCAATAGAGAATAAACCTTATTTATAATCAGTTTAATACAGGTCTTACTGATCATAGCTTTAAAAGATATTTCGCCTTTCATCATATACGGACGGGTATTCTTTCTAAGAATACAGTTTTCCTCAACTGCTTACAATGTAAGTATGTCTGTATAGCGGTAAATCAGCCGGATGGCCACTCCTTTGCACTAGCGAAGGACTGGTGTCCGCTGACAGCGTGGGATAGACAGGCACCTTTTTTAATGGTATATTGAGGATATCTAGCTGTTCTGCTTGTCCAGGCGGAACATTCTCTGAAAATATCAGAACATATTTCGCTATAGTATGGAGATGGTCATTTCCTTCGTGGGAAGATCGTCATAAGCGATGCTTGTTCGTAAACTTTTTTTTAGTGTTAGTTCTTTGTCTACCACCCCCTTCATCCGTTTAGTTAATCCATTTAAAGGTAGGCAGAACTATTGTTGTACAGTCTCCGTATGACCAGACTTTCCCTCGTTAACTGGTAGGGTCAGAAAGAACTGTTGATTATTATTCCGGGAAATGGCCTCAGGGCTTTTCCCGGAATTTCTTTTTATGTGCCTGTCTTTTATTACTTTTCGTTCATTTTCATTAAATTAGCAGTGATCAACACCTGGCAACGTTACACCGCAGAAAACCTCAAAATATGTACAGATTGCTTTCCCTGATCAAGACAGGGACGGATGTTTTGCAGGAGAACAGGAAGCGCACCACTGTCGTTATAGTAAATGTAATGGCTATTATCCCTGCTATACTGGCATTCATCATGGGACCTGTGCTGTTGACCATTACCGGCAGCTGGCAAACGTTAATTTATCCCTGGATAGAAGCAGCCGTATTAACGATCGCTGTCATACTCAATAAGAAACATCAGTTTAACAGGGCTGCATTACTCACATTTCTTGTGCATTCATTTGGTCTCTTCTTTTTCGGTCTGTTACTCGGGAAGGCCGCCTGCATTGAAGGGATTGTCATTTTTATGATAGGGTTCAGTTTCCTGTTATTCGAACGCAGAAAAGAGCAGATACTCAGTATTTCATTTTTGCTGGTGATTGCCCTGCTACTGGAACTGAACGCATTCTTCCATGTGGTACAACATCTGCCTTACCCGGAAAGTGCGGGAAATCTGATGTATGGTATTATCTTTTTCCTTGTTACATTCCTGAATATTATGGTGCTCCGGTTCTACAGTCAGGACTTTTCTGACTGGATCAGGCGCCTGGAGATAAAGAGCATGTCCAAGAGTACTTTTATTGCCAAGACCAGTCATGACCTGCGGGGATCTATTAATGTGATAGAGAGCATACTGGAAGACTGGTTTGATCCAAGCCATTCCCAGCCGGGCGCACCTATTACGGTTGATTATGACCAGGTATCCAATATGTATTTTGCCACGCAGGACGTAAAACTGGTGATGAATGATGTGTTGAGCCTGAGTAAGATAGAATCAGGTTCGTATGATGATATCACCCGGTCATCTGTCAGGATCAGGGAATGGTTTTCAAAACGGGCGGCCGGGTACCAGGTACTGGGTAACAGAAAGGCCGTTAAGATCGCCTGTCGTATTGATGATGATGTGCCCGAATACATCATTACAGACGCTGCCAAGATGCATCGTATAGTGATCAACCTGTTGACGAATGCCATCAAATTCACCAGGAACGATACGGTAGTGCGTTTGCATGTCTACCTGCAGGCAGACACGACCATTTGCCTGGATATTGCAGATGAAGGGTTTGGAATAGAGGAAAAGAACCTGGAAAAGATTTTCAGTCCTTACGTATCCCAGCAGCATCAGCAAACGGAATCAACAGGACTGGGACTGACTATTTCCCGTCATTTTGCCCGTCGTATGGGTGGTAATATCACGGTGAGGAGCGTTCCAGGTAACGGGAGTGTGTTCACCCTGAGCTTACCCCTTGAACCGGGTACGATACCGCAGGCGAAAGTACTGCCGCCACCTTCTCAACATCCTTTGAATGCCAATAGCCTTGATCACCTGCTCCCATTTGATGTACTGGTGATGGATGATGACATGATGTGCCGCACCATTGCACAGCGGTTACTGAGTAAAATGGTCAGAAACGTGATGCTGGCCGATAGCTTTGAAAAAGGATTATGGCTGGCCAATGAACAACCGCCTAACCTGATACTGCTGGACCTCAATATGCCGGGCTTCAGTGGAAAAGAAATGTTATATAAGATAAAAAACCATCCACAGCTGGCAGATGTGCCGGTGATTATCTGCTCTGCTGACGCCTACGAGGAAACGATTGCCGATATGAAAAATTTCGGTGCAGATGGTTATCTGGTGAAACCTATTACTACTTCAAGTCAGTTGTATAATGAGATAGTCAAATTCAGCCGGACGGTAGCAAGCTGATTTGTAGTTGTTTATAGCCTGTTAAGACGCCCTTTCTTTTATAAATGCAGCATAGATTTTTTTTAAATTCAAAGTGATAAGAATCATTTCTCCTAACATTTCTAAATCACTTTGTCATGCTGTATTCAACATTCAGTATTCCCGCATTGTATTGTCCGTTCAATTCCCAGATCAGTCCATATGCGAGTGCAGTTGAGGCACATACTACGCAATGGGTGGAACGCTTTCACCTTCATGAAGCGATCCGGGGTTACAGAGAGTCTAAGTTCGCCTACATGACTTCCCGGTTTTACCCGACGGCGGAGTACGGGCGGCTTTGTCTGGCTAATGATCTGCTTGTACTGCTATTTCTGATGGACGACATTTTCGACAACAAGGATGAAGAAGCACAACATCCTGACAATCTGAAAAAGCTGCTGTATGCCAGTCTGGGCATCCTCAAAGAGGGGCATGTCTATACACTGGAAGATCTGTATAGCAGGTACATGCCCGGCCAGGATATAGTACACAGAGGCATCACGCAGGCGATGGTCGCCAAGGAACATATCAACATACTCGCTGCACTGACGGACGTATGGCAAAGGGTACAGGCCTGTACTTCAGTCACCTACCAGCAAACCTTTGTACAGGATATGCTAAAATTATTCAATGCGGTAAACTGGCAGAACCAGAATGTGAATGCGGACCGTATGCCATCAGTTGCCGACTACATTGAGTCCCGTCCGCTCATAGGAGGGGCACACATTGCCGCTACGCTGATAGAACTGGCGGAGCAGGTACATCTGCCGGAGCATATTATCAACCATAAAAAGCTGCTGACACTTACCATGCTTTGCGGGCACCTGGGATGCTGGGCCAATGACCTTTACTCGCTTGGAAAGGAGCTGGAGCAGGGAGATACCCATAACCTGGTGCTGGTGATCCAGGAGGAAAAACAGTTGGCGATGGAGGATGCTATCAATGAAACGGTACGTTTACATAACCAGGAGATGATACAGTTTGAGCGCATATTTCATTCGCTGCCCTCATTTGATGATAAGACCGACGAAGAGGTATATAAGTATGCCTTTTGCCTGGCGATGATCGTAAGAGGGAATATAGACTGGAGTTTGCAGGATACCTCCCGTTACCAGCAACATGCATTTGCATGAGCCGGTGCCGTTGGGGGCAGTTATTCAAATGACAGGCGCCCTGTTATTTGCGGATCACGGGGCGTCGCTGTTAGCAGTTCATCTGTTTGTATACACGGGTTGGAAAGTATTTTATTATCTTATAGCCGGTAAAAAAAAATGGTCATGAAGCATGCATTGTTTTGTCTGGCGTTATGCAGTCTGTTAATGCAGGCAGTTGCGCAGCGCATTCACGTTATACCGGAACCTGCGACGGTGCAGGAACAACCGGGGGAGTTTATTCTTGACAATAGTGTGGTGGTGGTAGCCCCTTCGGCGGATGAACAGCTTACAGGCACTATTTCCTGGTTTAAAGACCGTATAGCGACAGCCACGGGGTTCAGACTGTCATCAGCAAAAACGGGCGGCAAAACGCTCCGTATTGAGCTGAAAGACGGCGAAAAACAGGAAGGGTATCAGCTGGTGGTGAGTCCAAAGGAGATCCTGCTGACGGCTGCTAGCCCGGCAGGCGCGTTTTATGGTCTGCAAACCTTACTACAGTTACTGCCTCCGGATATAGAAAGCAGTAAGACCATCACCCGTACCTGGGCCGTTCCCTGCGTCAGTATTACAGATTATCCGCGGTTTGGCTGGAGAGGCCTGATGCTGGATGTAAGTCGTCATTTCTATACAAAGGAGGAAGTAAAGCGTTACATCGATGAAATGGCCAAGTATAAATACAATATTTTCCATTGGCATCTCAGTGACGATAATGGCTGGCGTATTGAAATAAAGAGTTTACCAGAACTCACCAAAACAGGGGCCTGGCGTGTAGCACGAACAGGCAGATGGGGGACTTTCACGTCACCGCAACCAGGAGAACCTGCCGGGGATGGTGGATACTATACGCAGGAAGAGATCAGAGAAGTGATAGCCTACGCTCAGTCCCGCTATATCACCATTCTGCCTGAGATAGATGTACCCGCGCATAGTCTGGCGATGATCGCGGCCTATCCTGATCTGTCATGCACACAATTGCAGTATGCTGTCAATCCGGGTAGTCCTTTTTACAAAAAAGATGATAATGCACTCTGTATCGGGAATGAGGCAGTATACGAGGTGCTGGATAAAGTATTTACGGAAATAGCGGCACTGTTCCCGTTCAACTACATTCATGTGGGAGGAGATGAAGCCTACAAAGGCTTCTGGGATAAATGCCCGAGATGCAGGAAAAGAATGGCGCAGGAGCAGCTGAAAAATGTGGATGAACTCCAGAGCTATTTCGTAAAACGTATGGAAAAACTACTGCAGCGTAAGGGTAAAAAGCTGATCGGCTGGGATGAGATACTGGAAGGAGGGTTGGCTCCGGAAGCCACGGTGATGAGCTGGAGGGGCATGAAGGGCGGAATTGAAGCGGCAAAAATGAATCATCATGTGGTGATGAGTCCCTGGGAATATTGTTATCTCGACCTCTATCAGGGAGATCCTGCTGCTGAACCGCCTACATATGGTATGTGCAGATTAAGTGACGCATATCAGTATGATCCGGTACCGGATGGTGTAGAGGAAAAGTATATTCTTGGAGGACAGGGAAATCTCTGGACAGAATCTATCGCTAACTACCGGCATATTCAGTATATGACATGGCCCCGGGCATTAGCATTGTCAGAAGTCTACTGGAGTCCGAAGTCCAAACGTAACTGGGATAGTTTTGTTGCGAAGATGGAAGCACACTTTGTGAGACTGGATACGGCACATGTGAAATACTCCCGGAGTGCATGGAATGCAGTTGTAAAACCAGTGAAAGACAATAGTGGACAGTTAGCGGTACAGCTATCTACAGAGATCAGCGGACTGGATATCTACTACACATTTGATAATTCGGATCCGGATAATATGTATCCGCGATATACAGGACAACCGCTGGTATTTCCAACGGGTGCTGCTAACATAAGTATTGTTACTTATAAAAACGGGAAACCGGCAGGAGAACAGTTTACGGTGAGTAAAGAAGACCTGTTGAAACGAATGAAAGATAACTGATTAATAGCCAGTAATGTAATACAGTAAAGGGCTGTCTGGTATATCAGGCAGCCCTTTACTGTATTACATATATAACAAATTTATTCTTTTTTCAGAAAACTATTCATTACTTTGATAGTGTAACTAACTATCCGGAAAACCTGATGACTATACCATTTCAGAGATCACTTCCCTCAGTGGCTCTCACTCTTTTTTATTGTCTGGTCTGTTCGATTTTTATTCATGCACAGAATAACGGTGCTACAGAAAACTCAGAGCGTTCTCTATACCTGGGTACACTGTGGAAGAACGGAGACGGTGTTTTTAATCAGACACCGGATGCAGACAGTATTCCTGTAGTGATGGCTATTACGACTACTGCCACAGATGGCATTTATGGCATTGGTAGTACGATCGTATTTGACGTAACTTTTGATCAGATCGTTTACGTGAACGGCAGTACACCCACACTGCAGTTGAAAATGAATGGGCAGCCTGCAGCTGCGTTATATACTTCCGGTGACAGCACACAGATACTTACATTTACCTACACTGTCAGTAAAGGCGATACTGCTACTATACTGGATTATGCATCCATAGATGCACTACAGTCCAATGGTGCCGGTATACGTGGTACCCGTGGGCCACGGGCCCTGCTGACATTACCCGCACCTGGTGGTCCGGGGTCTCTTAGCGCACAGCGTGTAATCGTCATTGATGGAAATGCGCCAGCGGCGCCGGTGATCACAATACCGTCCCGTAATGCTGTATTTACAAAGGCAGATATGGTAGTAGGTGGTACTGCGGAACCGCACTCGCTGGTGAAAGTATATATTGACGGTAATGAGCTGACGGAAGCCACTGCCGATGAAACAGGCAGCTGGTCCTCTGTTTTTACGGCAGGGTCCATTGCAGATGGCAATCATAATCTTACTGCCACTGCTACCGATGTGGCGAAAAATGTCAGCCCGCTGAGCATTGCTATACCGGTGGTAACCGATGTGACGGTGCCGGGCGCGATGTCGGTAGCTATTCTGTCTAATAACCGCAACAGCAATACTGCTGCTATCGGCGATGTGATCACAGTATATTTTTCCGTGGACGATGCTATTTATCCGCCGGAAATTACTATTGCCGGCACGGCCGCTCCTGTAACAGCGATCGGTGTGAAGGAATATGTGGCACGATACACTGTTACTGCTGCCGACGCAGATGGTCTTGTTCCGTTTATGATCACATTCAGGGACCTCCATGGTAATACCGGTGATACGATCACAGCCAGTACCGATAACAGTAATGTATACATTGATAAGAAGGCGCCTTTAGTGACACTCAATACGCTGGAGATGTCACCATTTAGAAAGCCATTCCTGGTATATATCAGTTTTAGTGAGCCGATCGCGGATTTTGATCTGAGTTATCTGCGCGTTTCAAATGCAGTTATTACTGATTTGAATAGTATCAGTAACAACGTTATGACAGTGCTGGTGAGTCCGATGTATGATGGTCCTGTTACCCTGGAACTTGCTGCTGGTGCCGCACATGATGCAGCAGGTAATCCCAGTCTCGCATCCACCCAGCTAGCCGTACAGGCTCTTTTCGGTGGCTATTTTGAGAAGGTATATCCTAATCCGGCGACTGGTATCATGCGGCTTCAGTTCACAGGGACAGTGAATGATAAGGCTAAGATCACCATGGCGAGTTACCGGGGAGTGGTGGTGTATGAGAAAGAGCTGATGATGGATAGTAAGACACTGACGATGGATGTGAGTAACATTCCTTCTGGTGCATATATTTTGACGATCCGCTCCAGGAATTATAGTTTTTATACGAATGTAATGGTGGTGCATTAGAAGATACCCTTTTTTAAGCGTCAAACGTACTGTTGTTGTAACGTTTCCTATATTAATATTGTCGTTATTATTTATATGCTGGTATAGTTCATTTGATACGTAGTCAGCCATGGTATTGGATTTTGGCTGGCGCACGTCTGCGGGGAACGCACCCCGTTTCCTCCTCAGATCCTGGCCCAGGGTTTCCGGCAACGATTGCGTAAATAAAAACAAACATCATTAAATAATTCTGTAGCTTGTCGGAAATTAGTGTCATAAAGACACTGTAGACAAATAGTTATCAACGATTCCATGATTGTGAAGGGGGGCTGTAGCTCAAAGACTGGTCCAGTACATATTGTCAAGATGCTTCGGTGAAGGTTATGTAGATAAGCTAAAAATTCCTTAGGTATGAAAATTTATGTATTCCACCATCTGATCGCACAGCATACTTTTTGCCAGCGGTTAATTCAGTACCGTTTCCCTAATTAAAAAGGGTACCACTATTAGTTATTAAGTAATTCCACTATTAAAAGCAGCACTTCGTTATGCCAACCGCCTAATGCATGCTGTGTTTCAGCAAAAACATCAGCTGATGAAAGACTTTTCATTCCACAAAAAACTGCTACTGCCCGGAGCGTTGTTATTGCAAATGGCAGCTTCCGCACAGCAACTGGCTGTTAACAATACGACAGCGACACCGCCAGCCGTTGCACAGGCGAAAGAAATTATCCTCAAAGGGAAAGTGTTAGGGACAGAAGAACGTACTGGCCTTCCAGGCGTTGTTGTACGCGTAAAAGTCGGCAATAAAGGTACTACGACCGGTGTTGACGGCTCCTATACCCTGAAAGTACACGAAAATTCTACCATCGTCGTATCCCTTATCGGGTATGCAACACAGGAGATCCCTGTGAATAAGCAACAAAGTATTAATGTTTATCTGACCAAAGATGTGAGAGCATTGGGGGAAACCGTGATCATCGGATATGGGTCCCAGAAACGTGCAAATGTATTAGGTGCCGTGGCAGCAGTAAATGCCAGTGAAATTGAGGACCTGCCGGTAGCAAATCTAGCTACTGCCCTGCAGAATAAAGTACCCGGTGTATCCGTGGCGCAATCCTCCGGTCGCCCGGGTTCCTCTACCAGTCTCACGATCCGTAATCCGGTGACCTGGGCCGCTACTGGTTCTTCTACCGACCCGCTGTATGTAATTGACGGTTTTCAGCTCACCAAACAGGACTTTGATAACCTGGATGCAACGCAGATTGAAAGTATCACTTTCCTGAAGGATGCAGCTGCCTCTATCTATGGTGCACGTGGTGCGAATGGTGTCGTACTGGTAAAGACCAAAACAGGTCGCCCGGGAAAGCCGCGTATCAGTTACGCCGGTTCACACGGCATATCTTCCGCAACCTACATTCCGGAAATGCTGAGTGCCTATGATCACGCTGTGCTGCTGAATAATAAGTATACCGCCCTGGCAGATGTCAATACAAAAAAGTTCTATACAGCGGATGAACTGGCGTACCTGAAAACGCATAATAACAACTGGATAGATGACGTGTGGAAAAGCTCTCATCTGAGCCGTCATACGATTAATGTCAGCGGTGGTACAGACAGGATCACCTTCTTCGCAGGTGGTAACTATTATTCTGAAGATGGGAACGTAGGCGATCTGAATATTACGAAATATGGTCTGCGTATGGGCTTAAATACCAGGATCACGGATAACCTGACCGCTACCATCTCCTTCGCTACTGACAACTCAAAGATTAACAGACCGACTCCTAAAACCGTACAGTCAGGGCTGACTGAACAGTCCGACCAGATGAGCGCAACTGTGAGCGCCCTTTTACTGACACCGGGATGGGTGCCCATGTATATTGATGGTCGTCCGGTATTCTCTTCTGTGCCAGGATGGCATCCGGGAGAACTGGTGAAGAGTGGTAGCTACAGCCGTAGCCGCACACAGGGCCAGACGATCAATGCCTCCCTTGAATATAAAATGCCTGCTGTAGAAGGATTGTCCTTCCGGGTGCAATATGCCCGTAGTGCCAGGACTAACTTCGGTAAGGAATTTTATGTGCCATACTCCCTCTACAACTTCGTAAGGGAGGGTGCACATGAAAGTACACAGAATGTCATCTTTACTAATCAGCTGACTGCTACCAATCCGTCTACGCTTGTTAAAAACGGTAACCTGATGACGGAATCATATGGCGGTTCTTCCAACTATCAGCTGAATGAAGTGATCAC
The DNA window shown above is from Chitinophaga agri and carries:
- a CDS encoding SusC/RagA family TonB-linked outer membrane protein, giving the protein MKDFSFHKKLLLPGALLLQMAASAQQLAVNNTTATPPAVAQAKEIILKGKVLGTEERTGLPGVVVRVKVGNKGTTTGVDGSYTLKVHENSTIVVSLIGYATQEIPVNKQQSINVYLTKDVRALGETVIIGYGSQKRANVLGAVAAVNASEIEDLPVANLATALQNKVPGVSVAQSSGRPGSSTSLTIRNPVTWAATGSSTDPLYVIDGFQLTKQDFDNLDATQIESITFLKDAAASIYGARGANGVVLVKTKTGRPGKPRISYAGSHGISSATYIPEMLSAYDHAVLLNNKYTALADVNTKKFYTADELAYLKTHNNNWIDDVWKSSHLSRHTINVSGGTDRITFFAGGNYYSEDGNVGDLNITKYGLRMGLNTRITDNLTATISFATDNSKINRPTPKTVQSGLTEQSDQMSATVSALLLTPGWVPMYIDGRPVFSSVPGWHPGELVKSGSYSRSRTQGQTINASLEYKMPAVEGLSFRVQYARSARTNFGKEFYVPYSLYNFVREGAHESTQNVIFTNQLTATNPSTLVKNGNLMTESYGGSSNYQLNEVITYARTFGKHDVGLTLVAEQSEGTSDAFDTRREQVVIPGIDELFAFSMDKSFYDNSGSSGETGRMSYVSRLNYAFMEKYLLEATFRADASPNFPKQSRWGYFPSVAVGWKVSQEKFFRDHVKFMNDLKIRFQVGLTGNDAVKNFQYKERYTQTTGMLFGNTMTSGLNNNDIPNSSITWEKALYKNLGFDGSFFDRRFDFAIDLYHRYNYDMLMQPTSTVPTSFGGGIADQNYGRLKTYGIEAGLTYNGTVGKDFKYYTTVNFGISDNKVIRKYYGAGDTAWRNPIGRRTDNGLEGYRATGMLRTQADVDALLTKNPDWTIDGEKPIPGFMNYEDINGDGRIDANDKTRIAPRGSSLFGVGFNLGASWKTLKFSVNMSLVVGGHTVYDKTARTPATENQRALAIWKDSWSPENPNARYPLINAPLIKEVSDVWMVSATTMRVNNMMLSYGLPQSLSSRWKIPDFRVFVTGTNLWSIINNQPYKDPATNLAVDYPALRTYTFGLNVSL